The Hymenobacter baengnokdamensis genome includes a region encoding these proteins:
- a CDS encoding alginate O-acetyltransferase AlgX-related protein — MPTPARTTALGKRLLLSLLLLLLVLPPLQALWPLVPVRPLGGFTDEVSSPRLRFSTLWDNSFQLSVERYVNDHLGFRPWLVRLRNQLAYSGWHQVLASGIFVGKDQNLYQSGTVDAYLGRHYLGENEIAFRARRLRRVQDSLQAHGTQLLFLLAPVKPRILPQYLPDSCGAGHWPGPTNYATVCEQFAKYGVNTLDASALLARWRDQGARYPLFTRTGTHWSGYAVAQVADTLFRRIEALTGRDLPDFTQRGEPVVVTHTADLRYTDNDLGELINLLYDIPPYPTAYPNVVFAPPAGKQRLNALIIGDSFAQSFYGFYPYYQTLFTPASRYWNYNEHVYWPEQTPGESRNVADLNLSQQLRSRQLVLLVANEENLHKLGYNFIDQAFNVFCPLTDQDRAQTAEIEATIRRNPDWLARLAQKAADNNKSLDEIIQQDAAYMHDRQR, encoded by the coding sequence ATGCCAACACCCGCAAGGACTACTGCTTTAGGTAAGCGGCTGCTACTTAGCCTACTGCTGCTGCTACTGGTGCTGCCACCGTTGCAGGCCCTGTGGCCGCTGGTGCCCGTGCGCCCGCTGGGGGGCTTTACCGACGAAGTTTCTTCGCCTCGCCTTCGCTTCTCTACGCTCTGGGATAACTCCTTCCAGCTCAGTGTAGAGCGCTATGTTAACGACCACCTTGGATTTCGGCCCTGGCTGGTACGACTCCGTAATCAACTGGCTTACTCCGGCTGGCACCAGGTGCTAGCCAGTGGCATTTTTGTAGGCAAAGACCAGAATCTTTACCAAAGCGGCACCGTTGATGCTTACCTGGGCCGCCATTACTTAGGCGAAAACGAGATAGCTTTTCGCGCCCGCCGCCTGCGCCGCGTGCAGGACTCGCTGCAAGCCCACGGCACCCAGCTGCTGTTTTTGCTGGCACCCGTCAAGCCGCGCATTCTGCCGCAGTATCTGCCCGATAGCTGCGGAGCTGGCCACTGGCCCGGCCCCACCAACTACGCCACCGTGTGTGAGCAGTTTGCCAAGTATGGGGTTAATACCCTTGATGCCAGCGCATTGCTGGCGCGCTGGCGCGACCAGGGAGCCCGCTACCCACTTTTTACGCGCACGGGCACGCATTGGAGCGGCTACGCGGTGGCCCAGGTTGCCGACACGCTCTTTCGCCGCATTGAGGCCCTTACTGGCCGCGACCTGCCTGATTTTACGCAGCGTGGTGAGCCCGTGGTAGTCACCCATACGGCCGACCTGCGCTATACCGATAACGACCTGGGCGAGCTTATCAATCTGCTGTATGATATTCCGCCCTACCCCACGGCTTATCCCAACGTGGTATTTGCCCCGCCGGCAGGTAAGCAACGCCTCAACGCGCTCATTATCGGCGATAGCTTTGCGCAGAGCTTTTACGGCTTCTACCCGTACTATCAAACTCTGTTTACGCCGGCCTCCCGCTACTGGAACTACAATGAGCACGTTTACTGGCCGGAGCAGACCCCCGGCGAGAGCCGCAACGTTGCCGATTTGAACCTAAGCCAGCAGCTACGCAGCCGGCAGCTGGTGCTACTGGTTGCCAATGAGGAAAACCTCCATAAGCTTGGCTATAACTTTATTGACCAAGCCTTTAATGTCTTTTGTCCGCTCACGGACCAAGACCGGGCGCAAACCGCCGAGATTGAAGCTACTATCCGGCGCAACCCTGACTGGCTGGCCCGGCTGGCACAAAAAGCCGCTGACAACAACAAGTCGCTGGATGAAATTATCCAGCAGGATGCCGCCTATATGCATGACCGCCAGCGCTAG
- a CDS encoding MBOAT family O-acyltransferase gives MVFSSTLFLFYFLPAFLGFYWLVPVRFKNTVALLASLLFYAWGGLSFLALFLASVVVNFFLIRGMAASAERWKQQIFLIISILLNVSMLFYFKYANFFLDNASAVRSYFGGPPLTWEKVVLPIGISFFTFEKLTYTIDVYRGVNKPLRSFWDFMLYIMLFPKMIAGPIVRFHEIAGQLTDRRAFDTVDEKLAGMFRFIIGLSKKVLIANVLGEQADRIFALDPTTLPVAQAWLGALAYTFQIYFDFSGYSDMAVGLGRLMGFQFPENFNSPYVSRSITEFWQRWHITLGRWMRDYLYIPLGGNRVNTSRLYINLWTVFILSGFWHGAAWTFIVWGAYHGFWLILDRLFLLRLYRRAGALNIVPTFLITVVGWVLFRAETLTQAVAYIGRMLGQFHPRRVVSWEGVAAPPPTVPVMDWHQFGSQFWLLLALGAFFAFMNALPALERRNLNLYAAHTHSLRQSLVLTLGTALLFLLSASSIVGSSFNPFIYFRF, from the coding sequence ATGGTCTTCAGTAGTACGCTCTTTCTCTTCTACTTTTTACCCGCGTTTCTGGGATTTTACTGGCTGGTTCCGGTCCGTTTCAAGAATACGGTGGCGCTGCTGGCCAGCCTCTTATTTTACGCCTGGGGTGGCCTGAGCTTCCTGGCTTTATTCCTAGCTTCGGTAGTTGTCAACTTCTTCCTCATTCGGGGCATGGCTGCTTCGGCCGAGCGTTGGAAGCAACAAATATTTCTGATAATCAGCATTCTGCTTAATGTCAGCATGCTGTTCTATTTTAAGTACGCCAATTTTTTTCTCGACAATGCCAGCGCGGTGCGCAGCTACTTCGGGGGCCCGCCCCTCACCTGGGAAAAGGTCGTATTACCGATTGGTATCTCGTTTTTCACTTTTGAAAAGCTGACCTACACCATTGACGTGTACCGGGGCGTGAATAAGCCGTTGCGCTCATTCTGGGATTTCATGCTGTATATCATGCTTTTCCCTAAGATGATAGCCGGTCCCATCGTACGCTTTCACGAGATAGCCGGGCAGCTCACCGACCGCCGGGCCTTTGATACCGTGGACGAGAAACTGGCCGGGATGTTCCGGTTTATTATCGGCTTATCAAAAAAGGTGCTGATTGCCAACGTGCTGGGCGAGCAGGCCGACCGCATTTTTGCCCTCGACCCCACTACTCTGCCGGTAGCGCAGGCCTGGCTGGGGGCGCTAGCCTACACCTTTCAGATTTATTTCGACTTTTCGGGCTATTCCGATATGGCCGTAGGCCTGGGCCGCCTGATGGGCTTCCAGTTTCCCGAAAACTTCAACTCGCCCTACGTTTCGCGCTCCATCACCGAGTTCTGGCAGCGCTGGCACATTACGCTGGGACGCTGGATGCGCGACTACCTTTATATTCCGCTGGGCGGCAATCGGGTTAATACCAGCCGCCTCTATATCAACCTCTGGACGGTGTTCATCTTGTCGGGCTTCTGGCACGGCGCTGCCTGGACGTTTATTGTCTGGGGCGCCTACCACGGCTTCTGGCTTATACTGGACCGCCTGTTTTTGCTGCGCCTGTACCGGCGCGCCGGGGCGCTGAATATTGTGCCCACGTTTCTTATTACCGTTGTGGGCTGGGTACTTTTTCGGGCCGAAACCCTAACGCAGGCAGTGGCCTACATTGGGCGGATGCTGGGACAGTTTCACCCCCGGCGGGTAGTAAGCTGGGAAGGGGTGGCCGCCCCGCCGCCGACTGTACCCGTCATGGACTGGCACCAGTTCGGCAGCCAGTTCTGGCTGCTGCTGGCCCTGGGGGCCTTTTTTGCCTTTATGAATGCGCTACCTGCCTTAGAGCGGCGCAATCTGAATCTCTACGCGGCGCATACGCACTCCTTGCGCCAATCGTTGGTACTGACGCTGGGTACCGCGCTGCTGTTTCTGCTCAGCGCGAGCTCCATCGTTGGCAGCTCCTTCAATCCGTTCATTTATTTCCGCTTCTAG
- the rpoN gene encoding RNA polymerase factor sigma-54: MQRLDLKQLLSQRLSPQQIQFIKLLQIPTAELETRIKEEMEVNPALEEGDSEDADERDENPDDEAPEADDPNDSLDSDDATLEEDFSAGEPADDSPGFDDYADERPEPAAEAEALGIDNDNHEIDISDYVNDDEIAGYKMQGDGPGDEEERDMPLADTSGSLQDSLLDQLHFAQLDELQQAIGEQLIGSIDGDGYIRRDLAAIANDLAFSQNIEVSEAQIEAVLHVVQQFDPPGIAARDLPECLLLQLERRPQDEATQNAERILTETFEEFTKKHYPRIQQKLDLEDDELKEAVAVILKLNPKPGGSGPVSGSKGSAGGAQYLMPDFILTNDNGELNLTLNARNAPELRVSRDYREMLQTYDKAAKKDQKMKEAVSFVKQKLDSAKWFIDAIRQRQNTLLRTMSAIVERQREFFITGDDSRLRPMILKDIAQAIGMDISTVSRVANSKSIQTEHGIYPLKFFFSEGIATDSGEDASSREVKSILRDLIGNEKKDHPLSDDKLEKMLNARGYNIARRTVAKYREQLNIPVARLRKEL, encoded by the coding sequence ATGCAACGCCTTGATTTAAAGCAGCTTCTTTCTCAGCGCCTCTCGCCTCAGCAGATTCAGTTTATCAAGCTGCTGCAAATTCCTACTGCCGAGCTGGAAACCCGCATTAAAGAGGAAATGGAGGTAAATCCTGCTCTTGAAGAAGGTGATAGTGAGGACGCTGACGAGCGCGACGAGAACCCCGATGACGAAGCCCCCGAGGCCGACGACCCCAACGACTCGCTCGACAGCGACGACGCCACGTTGGAGGAGGATTTCAGCGCCGGCGAGCCGGCCGACGACAGCCCCGGCTTCGACGACTACGCCGACGAGCGCCCCGAGCCGGCCGCCGAAGCCGAGGCCCTGGGTATCGACAATGACAACCACGAAATCGACATCAGCGACTACGTCAACGACGATGAGATAGCGGGCTACAAGATGCAGGGCGATGGCCCCGGCGATGAAGAGGAGCGCGATATGCCGCTGGCCGACACCAGCGGCTCGTTGCAGGATTCGCTGCTCGACCAGCTGCACTTTGCGCAGCTCGATGAGCTGCAACAGGCTATCGGGGAGCAGCTTATCGGCTCCATTGATGGGGATGGCTACATTCGGCGCGACCTGGCGGCCATTGCCAACGATTTGGCATTCAGCCAGAATATCGAGGTGAGTGAGGCCCAGATTGAGGCCGTGCTGCACGTAGTGCAGCAGTTTGACCCGCCGGGCATTGCGGCCCGCGACCTGCCCGAGTGCCTGCTGCTGCAGCTCGAGCGCCGGCCCCAGGACGAGGCCACCCAGAATGCCGAACGCATTCTGACCGAGACCTTTGAGGAGTTTACCAAGAAGCACTACCCGCGTATTCAGCAAAAGCTGGACTTGGAAGATGACGAGCTGAAGGAAGCCGTGGCCGTTATCCTGAAGCTGAACCCCAAGCCGGGCGGCAGCGGGCCGGTGAGCGGCAGCAAGGGCAGCGCGGGCGGGGCACAGTACCTTATGCCCGACTTTATTCTCACCAACGACAACGGCGAGCTGAACCTGACCCTGAACGCCCGCAATGCCCCCGAGCTGCGCGTGAGCCGCGACTACCGCGAGATGCTGCAGACCTACGACAAGGCCGCCAAGAAAGACCAGAAGATGAAGGAGGCCGTGAGCTTTGTGAAGCAGAAGCTGGACTCGGCCAAGTGGTTTATCGACGCCATCCGGCAGCGGCAAAACACGCTGCTGCGCACCATGTCGGCCATTGTGGAGCGCCAGCGCGAGTTTTTTATTACCGGCGACGACTCCAGGCTGCGGCCCATGATTCTTAAGGACATCGCCCAGGCCATCGGCATGGACATCTCGACGGTGAGCCGGGTGGCCAACTCCAAGAGCATTCAGACTGAGCACGGCATTTACCCGCTCAAGTTCTTTTTCTCGGAAGGTATCGCCACCGACTCGGGCGAGGATGCCAGCAGCCGCGAGGTGAAAAGCATCCTGCGCGACCTCATTGGCAACGAGAAAAAAGACCACCCGCTCAGCGACGATAAGCTGGAGAAAATGCTGAATGCCAGGGGGTACAACATTGCCCGCCGCACCGTGGCTAAGTACCGCGAGCAGCTAAACATTCCGGTGGCCCGGCTGCGCAAGGAGTTGTAG
- the asnS gene encoding asparagine--tRNA ligase, whose amino-acid sequence MPADQLRRTRIQDLLQSTDLNREVLVKAWVRSRRGNKYVQFIALNDGSCLATLQVVADAEKFPEESLKDITTGSCIAVRGQLVASQGKGQSVEVQATEITVLGTADPEAYPLQKKATSLEHLREIAHLRPRTNTFGAVLRIRHALAFAIHQYFNDHGFYYVHTPIITGSDAEGAGQMFRVTTLPPEHPPRTEDGSVDFGQDFFGKQTNLTVSGQLEGELAALALGQVYTFGPTFRAENSNTPRHLAEFWMIEPEMAFYDLADNMDLAEDFLQSLVKYALEHCAADLQFLNDTYDKELLERLRFVTDNAFQRLTYTEAVEILKSAKKKFEFPVDWGTDLQSEHERYLVEKHFRKPVILTNYPKEIKAFYMKLDDDGRTVRAMDVLFPGIGEIIGGSQREEDLQKLQTRMAEMHVPEDELWWYLDTRRFGTAPHAGFGLGFERLVLFVTGMTNIRDVIPFPRFPKNADF is encoded by the coding sequence ATGCCTGCCGACCAGCTCCGCCGCACCCGCATCCAAGACCTGCTGCAAAGTACCGACCTCAACCGCGAAGTTCTCGTCAAAGCATGGGTTCGCTCGCGCCGGGGCAACAAATATGTGCAGTTTATTGCCCTCAACGACGGCTCCTGCCTCGCCACGCTGCAAGTAGTGGCTGATGCCGAGAAGTTTCCCGAGGAAAGCCTGAAGGACATCACTACCGGCTCGTGCATCGCCGTGCGCGGCCAGCTGGTGGCCAGCCAGGGCAAAGGCCAGTCGGTAGAGGTGCAGGCTACTGAAATAACCGTGCTCGGCACTGCCGACCCCGAAGCCTACCCGCTGCAAAAGAAAGCCACTTCGCTGGAGCACCTGCGCGAAATTGCCCACCTGCGTCCCCGCACCAACACGTTTGGGGCGGTACTGCGCATCCGGCACGCCCTGGCGTTCGCGATTCACCAGTATTTCAACGACCACGGGTTCTACTACGTGCACACGCCCATCATCACGGGCTCCGATGCCGAGGGTGCGGGCCAGATGTTTCGGGTAACCACCCTGCCCCCCGAGCACCCGCCGCGCACCGAAGACGGCTCGGTCGATTTCGGCCAGGATTTCTTCGGCAAGCAAACCAACCTCACCGTAAGCGGGCAGCTCGAAGGCGAGCTGGCGGCCCTGGCGCTGGGCCAGGTGTACACCTTCGGCCCCACCTTCCGGGCCGAAAACTCGAACACGCCCCGCCACCTGGCCGAGTTCTGGATGATAGAGCCCGAAATGGCGTTTTATGACCTCGCCGACAACATGGACCTGGCCGAGGATTTTCTCCAAAGCCTGGTCAAGTATGCCCTGGAGCACTGCGCTGCCGACCTGCAATTCCTGAACGATACCTACGACAAGGAGCTGCTGGAACGCCTCCGGTTCGTGACCGACAATGCTTTCCAGCGCCTCACCTATACCGAGGCCGTGGAGATTCTGAAATCGGCCAAAAAGAAATTTGAGTTTCCCGTCGATTGGGGTACCGACCTGCAAAGCGAGCACGAGCGCTACCTGGTGGAAAAGCACTTCCGCAAGCCGGTTATCCTGACGAATTACCCGAAGGAAATCAAGGCCTTCTACATGAAGCTCGACGACGACGGCCGCACCGTGCGGGCCATGGACGTGCTGTTTCCGGGCATCGGCGAAATCATCGGCGGCTCGCAGCGCGAAGAGGATTTGCAAAAGCTGCAAACCCGCATGGCCGAGATGCACGTGCCGGAAGACGAGCTGTGGTGGTACCTCGACACGCGCCGCTTCGGCACCGCGCCGCACGCGGGCTTCGGCCTGGGCTTCGAGCGCCTGGTATTGTTCGTGACGGGCATGACCAACATCCGCGACGTGATACCGTTTCCGCGCTTCCCCAAGAACGCTGATTTTTAA